One Fuerstiella marisgermanici DNA window includes the following coding sequences:
- a CDS encoding PSD1 and planctomycete cytochrome C domain-containing protein, whose product MNRSTPWNSIGLLALIFTATASTASAEEISFQRQVRGILSDKCFQCHGPDAGNRQAGLRLDEEAAAKAKLESGETAIVAGDPKHSALIDRITTDDADLKMPPADSNKSLTAAEVEILKQWVAEGANWGQHWSFVPVTRPAPPTVGPQDGVVNDIDRFVRARLPGKGLRPNSPADRVSLIRRVSLDLTGLPPTVAEVEDFVNDGSPNAYEKVVDRLLKSPHYGENSARYWLDGARYGDTHGLHLDNYREMWAYRDWVIDAYNSNKPFNVFTIEQLAGDLLDNPSDDQLVATGFNRCHVTTSEGGSIAEEVHVRNVVDRTVTTGTVFMGLTMDCTRCHDHKFDPLTMTDFYSLYAYFNSIDGKPLDGNKKDPAPVLKVLTDEQKQQLAKLDSTHQSAQTELKNYLASLNYEEPKTPSEPVREPPKELVWIDDAVPDGANAQGNSPWKFVKAPAPVYSGELSSTRSAEGLSQHFFDAATKPLTISDGASFFCYVYLDPKNPPKEIMLQWNDGDWSQRAYWGSNHIDWGTDKSVSRKRMGDLPKTGEWVRLDVPVAEVGFKAGDKVQGWAFTQFDGTVYWDKAGILSASSKPVLYDSFAFWDRDQKANEAKALPEKLRPIALKPAAERTPEETSQLKQHFLEFAFVTSHERVLALKEQAESAKNKAAGIRNAAPTTLVFREAPELKPAFILTRGEYDQQGDPVTRATPAVLPDIPKELPNNRLGLAKWLTSEEHPLMSRVTVNRIWQQFFGTGLVKTTEDFGSQGEQPTHPLLLDWLASEFRKPQVAGAAHDWDVKHLVKLIVMSATYRQTAQVLPNEYEVDPANRYLARGPRFRLDAEVLRDQALGVSGLLVPDVGGPSVKPPQPDGLWFAVGYSGSNTVRFKQDEGHNKVHRRTLYTFIKRTAPPPQMSTFDAPSRESCVVRRERTNSPLQALLMMNDPQYVECARALAQRAMTEIGSAPADRARFILRQCVLRSPTDAEVQALVTDYDHYLADFKQSPDAAKKLVAIGEVPPNAKLPVEELAAWTLVSNLVLNLDEVINK is encoded by the coding sequence ATGAATCGCTCCACACCCTGGAATTCGATTGGTCTCCTGGCGCTGATTTTTACGGCAACAGCCTCGACGGCCTCAGCTGAAGAAATTTCGTTTCAGCGTCAGGTGCGAGGCATCCTTTCCGACAAGTGCTTTCAATGCCACGGGCCAGACGCCGGCAACCGCCAGGCTGGTTTGCGACTGGATGAGGAAGCAGCCGCCAAAGCCAAACTGGAAAGCGGCGAAACAGCCATTGTCGCCGGCGACCCCAAACACAGCGCGCTGATCGACCGCATTACCACGGACGATGCCGATTTAAAAATGCCGCCTGCCGATTCGAATAAGTCACTCACCGCTGCGGAAGTTGAAATTCTGAAACAGTGGGTGGCAGAAGGTGCCAATTGGGGGCAGCACTGGTCGTTCGTTCCTGTCACTCGCCCAGCCCCACCAACCGTGGGACCGCAAGACGGAGTCGTCAACGACATCGACCGTTTTGTGCGAGCTCGCCTGCCGGGTAAGGGATTGCGTCCGAACAGTCCGGCCGATCGAGTTTCGCTAATCCGGCGTGTGTCGCTGGATTTGACCGGACTGCCACCAACCGTGGCAGAAGTTGAAGACTTCGTGAACGATGGTTCGCCAAACGCGTACGAAAAAGTGGTCGACCGCTTACTGAAGTCGCCGCACTATGGTGAAAACAGTGCTCGCTACTGGCTGGATGGAGCTCGCTACGGCGACACGCATGGCCTGCACCTGGACAACTATCGCGAGATGTGGGCGTACCGAGATTGGGTGATCGATGCCTACAACAGCAACAAACCGTTTAATGTCTTCACGATCGAACAGCTTGCCGGCGATCTGCTGGACAACCCCTCAGACGATCAGTTGGTCGCCACTGGGTTCAACCGCTGCCACGTAACAACCAGCGAAGGCGGTTCGATTGCCGAAGAGGTCCACGTGCGCAACGTGGTCGATCGAACGGTCACAACGGGCACTGTGTTTATGGGCCTGACGATGGACTGCACTCGCTGCCACGATCACAAATTCGACCCGTTAACGATGACGGATTTCTATTCGCTGTACGCTTACTTCAACAGCATCGATGGCAAGCCACTGGACGGAAACAAAAAAGACCCCGCCCCCGTACTGAAGGTTCTTACCGACGAACAAAAGCAGCAACTGGCAAAATTGGACTCCACACACCAGTCAGCGCAAACGGAACTCAAGAACTACCTCGCTTCTTTGAATTACGAAGAACCGAAGACGCCCAGTGAACCCGTCCGCGAACCGCCTAAAGAACTGGTTTGGATCGACGACGCCGTTCCCGATGGAGCCAACGCTCAAGGCAACAGTCCGTGGAAATTCGTGAAGGCCCCGGCCCCCGTTTACAGCGGCGAACTCAGCAGCACTCGATCCGCAGAAGGCCTTAGCCAACACTTCTTCGACGCGGCCACAAAACCGTTAACGATCTCGGACGGTGCTTCCTTCTTCTGCTATGTGTATCTCGACCCCAAGAATCCACCAAAAGAAATCATGCTTCAGTGGAACGACGGCGATTGGAGTCAGCGAGCGTACTGGGGTAGCAATCACATCGACTGGGGTACGGACAAATCAGTCAGCCGGAAACGAATGGGCGACCTGCCCAAAACCGGTGAATGGGTGCGTCTGGACGTTCCCGTCGCCGAGGTTGGATTTAAGGCGGGCGACAAAGTTCAGGGCTGGGCGTTCACGCAGTTTGACGGCACCGTCTACTGGGACAAGGCAGGAATCTTAAGTGCATCCAGCAAGCCAGTGCTATACGACTCGTTCGCATTCTGGGACCGCGACCAAAAAGCGAATGAAGCCAAAGCATTGCCGGAAAAGCTTCGACCAATCGCCCTAAAACCAGCCGCTGAACGCACGCCGGAAGAAACTTCCCAACTGAAACAGCACTTTCTGGAATTCGCGTTCGTCACATCACACGAGCGTGTGCTGGCCTTAAAGGAACAGGCTGAATCCGCGAAAAACAAAGCCGCCGGAATACGCAACGCGGCTCCCACGACACTCGTCTTTCGCGAAGCACCGGAACTAAAGCCGGCCTTCATTCTGACTCGCGGAGAATACGACCAGCAGGGCGATCCTGTCACGCGAGCCACCCCGGCTGTGCTGCCGGACATTCCCAAAGAACTTCCGAACAATCGACTCGGTTTAGCGAAATGGCTGACGTCGGAAGAACACCCGCTGATGTCACGAGTCACCGTAAACCGTATTTGGCAACAGTTTTTCGGCACCGGGCTGGTAAAGACGACGGAAGACTTTGGATCGCAGGGAGAACAGCCCACCCACCCGTTGCTGCTGGATTGGTTAGCGTCTGAGTTCCGTAAGCCTCAGGTCGCTGGTGCAGCTCATGACTGGGACGTGAAACATCTGGTAAAGCTGATTGTTATGTCAGCCACCTATCGTCAGACGGCTCAGGTCTTGCCAAACGAATACGAGGTCGATCCGGCAAACCGATACCTCGCTCGCGGACCACGGTTTCGACTTGATGCAGAAGTCCTGCGAGATCAGGCTTTGGGCGTCAGCGGTTTGTTGGTGCCGGATGTCGGCGGGCCCAGCGTAAAGCCGCCTCAACCCGACGGACTGTGGTTTGCCGTCGGCTACTCAGGTTCAAATACCGTGCGATTTAAACAGGACGAAGGCCACAACAAGGTTCACCGCCGCACGTTGTACACCTTCATCAAACGCACAGCACCGCCGCCGCAAATGAGTACCTTTGATGCCCCGTCCCGCGAAAGCTGCGTGGTCCGTCGCGAACGAACGAACTCCCCACTGCAGGCGCTGCTGATGATGAATGATCCGCAGTACGTGGAATGTGCCCGCGCATTGGCGCAACGAGCGATGACAGAGATCGGTTCGGCTCCCGCCGATCGTGCTCGGTTCATCCTGCGACAGTGTGTGTTACGCAGTCCGACAGACGCGGAAGTGCAGGCTTTGGTAACCGACTACGATCACTACCTGGCCGACTTCAAACAGAGCCCGGATGCGGCAAAAAAATTAGTCGCTATCGGCGAAGTACCACCAAACGCGAAACTGCCAGTCGAAGAACTTGCGGCATGGACACTGGTCTCGAATTTGGTTCTGAATCTGGATGAGGTGATAAACAAATGA
- the denD gene encoding D-erythronate dehydrogenase, which yields MKVLIIGGAGMVGQKLAQNLAATGRIGANDVTRLELFDVVPAPVPANAVIPVNVREGDLSSQSVAGELLSDRPAVIFHLAAIVSGEAEADFEKGYRINLDGTRYLFEAICQMPDYWPRVVFTSSIAVFGAPFPDAIGDDFHTTPLTSYGTQKAIGELLLSDFSRRGFMDGVGIRLPTICVRPGKPNKAASGFFSNIIREPLAGLEAVLPVSEDVRHWHASPRAAVGFLLHAATIDSSTIGPRRNLTMPGISVTVGEQIAALEKIAGADTVSLIRREPDEAIIKMVAGWPQNFDATRAARLGFQAETSFEEIIRVHIEDEAVTTGNN from the coding sequence ATGAAGGTACTCATCATCGGCGGAGCGGGAATGGTGGGCCAGAAACTGGCTCAAAACCTGGCGGCAACCGGCCGGATCGGAGCGAACGACGTCACTCGCCTGGAACTATTCGACGTGGTTCCGGCCCCCGTGCCCGCGAACGCTGTCATTCCAGTGAATGTTCGTGAAGGTGACCTGTCGTCTCAATCTGTTGCCGGGGAACTATTAAGCGACCGCCCCGCCGTGATCTTTCACCTGGCCGCGATCGTGTCCGGCGAAGCGGAGGCCGATTTTGAAAAAGGCTATCGCATTAATCTGGATGGCACTCGCTACCTGTTCGAAGCGATCTGCCAGATGCCGGACTACTGGCCGCGAGTCGTCTTCACCAGCTCAATCGCCGTATTTGGTGCTCCGTTCCCCGACGCTATTGGCGACGACTTCCACACCACACCGCTCACGTCCTATGGCACTCAGAAAGCCATCGGTGAATTGCTGCTAAGCGACTTTTCGCGGCGCGGTTTCATGGATGGAGTCGGCATTCGCCTCCCGACCATTTGCGTGCGACCAGGCAAACCGAACAAAGCAGCGTCGGGGTTCTTTTCGAACATTATTCGAGAACCATTGGCCGGCCTGGAGGCTGTGTTGCCGGTATCGGAGGACGTGCGACATTGGCACGCCTCGCCGCGAGCCGCTGTGGGTTTTCTGCTACACGCTGCCACAATCGATTCAAGCACGATCGGCCCTCGCCGTAATCTCACCATGCCCGGTATTTCTGTCACGGTGGGCGAACAGATTGCGGCCTTAGAAAAAATCGCCGGGGCCGACACCGTGAGCCTAATCCGTCGCGAACCGGACGAGGCGATCATCAAAATGGTGGCTGGCTGGCCTCAGAATTTCGACGCAACGCGAGCCGCACGGCTTGGTTTTCAGGCGGAAACGTCGTTTGAAGAGATTATCCGCGTGCACATTGAGGATGAAGCCGTGACAACAGGCAACAACTAG
- a CDS encoding PSD1 and planctomycete cytochrome C domain-containing protein, protein MKTIPTVAVITLVTVAIGLQRSGADDDVKVDFTRDVRPILSNACFHCHGPDQDTREADLRLDQHAGLFDDRGGYVAVKPGDVSNSELVRRLLSDDPDEVMPPPQSNKKLTQQQRATLVKWVEQGAAWEKHWSFEQPVKPNVPQSTDDNWSRNEIDRFIVARLRAAGLQPSPEADVYTLVRRLYLDLIGLPPTPAEADTWVAKLQAGDGEPVNEAAFQELVTHLLASPHYGERWARRWLDLARYADTNGYEKDRERSIWPYRDWVVNAINSDMPFDRFTIEQLAGDMLPDATIDQKIATGFHRNTMLNEEGGIDPLEFRYHAMTDRNATTGTTWLGLTIGCCQCHTHKYDPISHHEYFQLMAFLNNADEPRLALPDAGLDRQWKQNRAKADELVAQLANEWPVEAADQLSESEVAAKRESAVEAAFEEWLAAEQPNAVEWVELQPTEATSNLPILTIQPDNSIFASGDTAKRDDYFVTFAPSSQPITALRLEALPDERLPSGGPGSTYYEGPLGDFFLNELKASSGESEFAFASASQTYAKNRFGNSPATAALAIDGDVQTGWSVYERPGERHVAVYQLRQPIPAGTPLRLQMTFGRHFASSLGRFRWSACESESAPQARTYGDDIASSLRQPRAALDEARKKRLFETFLLNAEPLTGKAEEIRKLRKRPEATTSLVMAERPTEHPRPTFRHHRGEYLQPKDQVTAGLPEVLSADGSARPRNRLEFAQWLVSDANPLTARVVVNRHWATLFGTGIVRTVDDFGLQGESPSHPKLLDWLAVTFREDDGWSLKNLHRRIVSSATYRQASIPGPDAAAIDPDNRLLSFLPRLRLEAEILRDQLLVAAGVLSDKIGGPPVRPPQPAGVTESAYGKPSWDASTGEDRYRRSLYTFSKRTAPFAMFTTFDAPTGEACIAVRDRSNSPLQALTLLNDVMTVDLARQAGCRAAAASAESDTAEQMNSLFRRVLVRPPGEAEQQSLAAFWEQRRDHFVANTAEAREFMQVGDSDEVTPLMLAEQAAWTATARAIFGLDEALNRE, encoded by the coding sequence ATGAAGACAATCCCAACAGTCGCCGTCATCACGCTGGTTACCGTCGCAATTGGTCTGCAACGGTCGGGCGCGGATGACGATGTCAAAGTCGACTTCACGCGAGACGTGCGGCCCATTCTGTCTAATGCCTGTTTTCATTGCCACGGACCTGACCAGGACACTCGCGAGGCTGATCTGCGACTGGATCAGCACGCCGGCCTGTTTGATGATCGAGGCGGGTACGTGGCCGTGAAACCCGGCGACGTCAGCAACAGCGAACTCGTGCGACGCCTTCTGTCTGACGACCCGGACGAAGTTATGCCGCCGCCGCAGTCAAACAAGAAGCTGACGCAACAGCAGCGAGCCACGTTGGTGAAATGGGTCGAACAGGGAGCTGCCTGGGAGAAGCATTGGTCGTTCGAACAACCGGTGAAACCGAACGTGCCTCAATCGACGGATGACAACTGGTCGCGCAACGAGATCGATCGCTTCATTGTTGCTCGCCTGCGCGCGGCCGGACTTCAGCCATCCCCGGAAGCAGACGTTTACACACTGGTGCGACGTCTGTATCTGGATTTGATCGGCCTGCCACCAACACCGGCCGAAGCGGACACATGGGTTGCGAAACTGCAAGCTGGTGATGGGGAGCCGGTTAATGAAGCAGCGTTCCAGGAATTGGTAACTCATCTGTTGGCATCGCCTCACTACGGCGAACGCTGGGCGCGGCGGTGGCTGGACCTGGCTCGCTATGCCGACACAAATGGCTACGAAAAGGACCGCGAACGCAGTATCTGGCCGTATCGAGATTGGGTTGTCAATGCGATCAATTCCGACATGCCCTTCGACCGTTTCACGATCGAACAACTTGCCGGTGACATGCTTCCAGACGCAACCATCGACCAGAAAATTGCGACCGGTTTTCATCGCAACACGATGCTAAACGAAGAAGGCGGCATCGATCCGTTGGAATTTCGTTACCACGCGATGACCGATCGGAACGCCACCACGGGCACCACGTGGCTGGGTTTAACGATCGGGTGTTGTCAGTGTCACACGCACAAATACGATCCCATTTCGCATCATGAATATTTTCAACTGATGGCGTTTCTGAACAATGCCGACGAGCCTCGATTGGCGCTGCCGGATGCAGGTTTGGATCGGCAGTGGAAACAGAATCGGGCGAAAGCGGATGAACTGGTGGCTCAACTTGCGAACGAGTGGCCGGTTGAAGCGGCGGATCAGTTAAGTGAATCTGAAGTCGCGGCGAAGCGTGAGTCTGCGGTTGAAGCTGCATTTGAGGAATGGCTTGCGGCCGAACAACCGAACGCCGTGGAGTGGGTGGAACTGCAGCCGACGGAGGCTACGTCGAATCTGCCCATCCTTACGATCCAACCAGACAACTCAATATTCGCCAGCGGCGACACTGCTAAACGCGACGACTACTTCGTCACCTTCGCGCCGTCCAGCCAACCGATTACCGCTCTGCGGTTGGAAGCACTGCCAGACGAACGGCTGCCCAGCGGCGGGCCAGGATCGACGTACTACGAAGGCCCATTGGGCGATTTCTTTTTAAACGAATTGAAAGCCTCATCCGGCGAATCTGAGTTTGCGTTCGCATCTGCGTCGCAAACGTATGCCAAAAATCGGTTCGGCAATAGCCCCGCGACCGCAGCACTCGCGATCGATGGCGACGTGCAAACAGGGTGGTCCGTTTACGAGCGACCGGGGGAGCGTCACGTCGCAGTGTATCAGCTGCGGCAACCGATCCCCGCGGGAACGCCGCTCCGATTGCAGATGACGTTTGGTCGCCACTTCGCCAGTTCGCTGGGGCGCTTTCGTTGGTCGGCTTGTGAATCTGAAAGTGCGCCGCAGGCCAGAACTTACGGCGACGACATTGCGTCCTCCCTGCGACAGCCACGTGCGGCTCTCGATGAAGCCCGGAAGAAGCGACTGTTCGAAACCTTTCTGCTGAATGCAGAACCGCTGACAGGTAAGGCGGAAGAAATTCGTAAGCTGCGGAAGCGGCCTGAGGCAACCACGTCGCTGGTGATGGCCGAGCGGCCTACCGAACATCCTCGGCCAACCTTCCGCCATCATCGCGGCGAATATCTTCAGCCAAAGGACCAGGTCACTGCTGGTCTGCCGGAAGTGCTGTCGGCAGATGGCAGTGCGCGGCCACGCAATCGCCTTGAGTTCGCACAATGGCTGGTGTCGGACGCGAATCCGCTCACGGCACGTGTTGTCGTCAATCGGCATTGGGCCACCTTGTTTGGGACCGGAATCGTACGAACCGTTGACGATTTCGGATTGCAGGGCGAATCGCCTTCGCATCCCAAGCTGCTGGACTGGCTGGCGGTGACATTTCGCGAGGATGACGGCTGGTCGCTGAAAAATCTGCACCGTCGTATTGTGAGTTCGGCCACCTACCGTCAGGCATCGATCCCTGGTCCGGATGCAGCAGCCATCGATCCAGACAATCGACTGCTCAGTTTCCTGCCGCGACTACGTCTGGAAGCTGAGATTTTGCGTGACCAGTTGCTGGTCGCGGCCGGCGTACTGTCGGATAAAATCGGCGGTCCGCCCGTTCGGCCACCACAACCCGCCGGAGTGACGGAATCGGCGTACGGCAAGCCGAGTTGGGATGCCAGCACGGGCGAAGACCGCTACCGCCGCAGTCTGTACACATTTTCGAAACGGACGGCGCCGTTCGCCATGTTCACCACATTCGACGCGCCAACAGGAGAAGCGTGCATCGCCGTTCGCGACCGCAGCAATAGCCCACTGCAGGCACTCACGCTACTGAACGACGTGATGACGGTCGACCTTGCTCGACAAGCAGGCTGCCGCGCTGCCGCTGCGTCGGCGGAAAGTGATACGGCAGAGCAGATGAATTCGCTGTTTCGCCGAGTTTTAGTGCGTCCGCCCGGCGAAGCTGAGCAGCAGTCTTTGGCCGCGTTTTGGGAGCAGCGGCGGGATCACTTCGTGGCGAATACGGCAGAAGCCCGGGAGTTCATGCAGGTTGGTGATAGCGACGAGGTAACGCCACTGATGCTTGCGGAACAGGCGGCGTGGACTGCAACTGCTCGGGCCATTTTCGGTCTGGATGAAGCTTTGAATCGCGAGTAG
- the cysE gene encoding serine O-acetyltransferase produces MTTAIAEVTPPEICVWSSIREVAEKHTANQPELASFLHATLLNHDRFEDAVSYHLAGKLGGASLSAMQLREIFDNALTNDPSISEAIKADIFCVRERDPAVNCCMVPLLYLKGVHALISYRVAHWLWKNGQTLLALHLQNRISEAFTVDIHPAARIGKGILMDHATSIVIGETAVVEDNVSMLHEVTLGGTGKEIGDRHPKVRRNVLIGAGAKILGNVEVGEGAKIGAGSVVLTNIPPHCTFAGVPAVMVGGPLTGEPSLEMNHGINI; encoded by the coding sequence ATGACCACTGCCATTGCTGAAGTGACTCCACCGGAAATCTGCGTTTGGAGTTCGATCAGGGAAGTCGCGGAAAAGCACACTGCCAACCAGCCGGAATTGGCCAGCTTTCTGCACGCCACTTTGTTAAATCACGACCGGTTTGAAGATGCGGTCAGCTATCACCTCGCCGGCAAGCTGGGCGGCGCTTCGTTATCGGCTATGCAGTTGCGCGAAATCTTTGACAATGCGCTGACGAACGATCCGAGTATCAGCGAAGCGATCAAGGCCGACATCTTCTGTGTTCGCGAACGAGACCCGGCCGTCAACTGCTGCATGGTGCCACTGTTGTACCTGAAGGGCGTGCATGCGTTGATTAGTTACCGAGTGGCTCATTGGTTGTGGAAAAATGGTCAGACGTTGCTGGCTCTGCATCTGCAGAATCGGATTTCTGAAGCTTTCACGGTCGACATTCATCCGGCTGCGAGGATCGGGAAGGGCATTTTGATGGACCACGCCACTTCGATCGTGATTGGCGAAACGGCCGTCGTGGAAGACAACGTTTCGATGCTGCACGAAGTGACGCTGGGCGGGACAGGCAAAGAGATCGGTGACCGGCACCCCAAAGTGCGACGCAACGTGTTAATTGGTGCTGGTGCAAAAATTCTGGGCAACGTTGAAGTCGGCGAAGGTGCGAAGATCGGCGCGGGCAGCGTGGTACTGACCAACATTCCGCCGCATTGCACGTTCGCGGGTGTTCCTGCGGTGATGGTCGGCGGACCGCTTACCGGTGAACCGTCACTGGAAATGAATCACGGCATCAACATTTAG